The DNA segment CGGTCTGATGGCTTTCGTCGGGCCATCCACCGAAGCGAACTGCGAAGGAATGTCGGTCGTGGGGAACGGAAAGGCCTACATCCTTGCCAGCACGTGGGCCGATGCCTACCACCGCGACGCGATCACTCTTCAAGCGAGAATTGAGGAAGGAACCATCGATCTGAAAGGGGCTGTAGTCGACGACGATGGTCCTGTGCGACTACCCGACGGAATTCGATACGCCATTTCTCCTGCCTGATCGCTTGCCGATTCGACGCACCGAACCGAGTGCTGGCTGTGCCGGACGCGGGCCTCCGCGACCGTATCGCATTCACCTCGCGGAGTGTGATCCTGCCCCGTTCGGAGTCCATCGATTGCTCTTGCTGGGCTTCCTCGATGTGAGATGGAACGACCCACACTCCGCGCACGGGTAGACGGCTCGCTCGTGCTTTGCTCCGTCACGTCGGTTCCTTTGAATACGGCACATCGCCGCGTACGCCGCAGAGGGGGAGGGATAGCGGATCTTCGTGCAGGCCACAGGGTCCCAATCGCAGGCATGGATACAAGAGACCTCATGCACAGCGATTGGATCGCGGGAGCGGTGATGCCGTAACTCCCGAATCTGGTCTTGGATCGGAGGCTACCACCTGGGGCGGTGACGGTACTCGGTCAAAGGTTGTAGTCGCAAAGTGTCGGACTAGCGGACGGTGTCGTTGTGGCGGGCTTTCGTGGGGAGCGCATGCCGTCGCCTGAGGGCGAATGGCGTGCGAAGAGTGCGCTTGAGGCGGCTTGGACTACCTACTTCAAGGCGAACAAGGCTATCAACAAGCGCATCTTTCGGGGCATTTCCTGAACTGCGCGGGCAAACGAGCGCGCGCGTGCTCGACCTCATGGGCTTCTGGTTCATGTGGCAGGCCTGCGGAGGCTTTGATGGCACTCAGCAGGCGCTCTGCATCAGCAGCGCACAGATGTACAAGCGAATCGTGCTCTTCCGCCAGGCGTTCGGTGAGCAAACGACGCGCTCGCGGTGCTCTCGCGGCCGCTCGACGGCGCCCGGCATTCGCGGTTCATCGACTTGAGGTGAAGCAGCCGAGCATGCGCGAGTCGATCTCGCCGGTGTCGCGCGCGCTCACACTCGAGCAGATCGGCACGCTTCTCGGCCTCATTCCCGACGGCGTCTACCGTCGCTACTTCGCCGCCCTCGTCTACACAGGCATGAGCGCGGGGGAGGCGACCGCGCTACGCGTCGGCGACATCGACTTCGGGCGCGGCGTCATCCGTGTCAACCGGTCGCTGCGCCCGGGCATGCGCGGCGAGCTGGTCGAGCAGATGCCGAAGAGCCACAAGTCGAGGGATCTTCCGCTGATCGACACCCTGCGTCCATTCGCCGAGGCGGCAGCGCGGGGCGAGCAGGGGAGTGCCCTGCTGCTGACGGTCCCGATGGCGGGTGTTTGCCTGACTATCCCGATGAGAGCGTGAGCGCTGCCAGTACGACGAACGCCACCCCTGAGACGCAGCCGCAGAGTCCGGCGAATCCCAACAAGAGCTCTCCGCGAACACGGAACCAAGCGACATCGAGTGATGGGACACTCGTCGCCAGCCAGTCGGCGACGGGGCGCCGAATGACGACGATGACCAGGCCAATCCCGATCTGGAGGATCCCGGCGATGAGCATCGCGGTCGGCGACATACGCAGATTCTAGGGGAGGGCTGCCCCCGCGGAATGACCCGCAGAAGCGAAAAAACCCCCGGTCTCCCGGGGGTTTCACTGGTGGCTCCGACCGGCATCGATCCGGTGACCTTTCGATTTTCAGTCCTGATTTCGCGGTTGCGGCTGGCCTATGGCGGCAACCGATTCCGACCGTGCCGAAGTGGTCGCGCGTGGCTGCGCCCGACCCATCAAGACGGTCTCGGGCGTGTGGGTGCGGTGCGGCTCCCGCGTCAAGAGCCGGTGCGAGTCCTGCGCCGAGTTGTACCGAGGAGACTGGGCAGCGATTGCGCGCTCGGGCGTGTTCGATGGCCCGGTTGAGGAGTACCGGTTCTATCTCTTGACGCTGACGGCTCCGTCGTTCGGGCGCGTGCATCGCGTGCCGCGTGAGCACGGTGCGCGCGTTCAGCGTTGCGGGTGCGGCGTGACCCACTCAGCGGACGATGCCGGGTTGCGTGGCGTGCCGCTCGAACCGTCGACGTACGACTACGCGGCGCAAGTGGCGTGGAATCGGGATACGGGGCTGCTGTGGGATCGCACTCGACGGCGGGTGCGTGACCGCTGGGAGTCGGCGGAGTACTTCGTCGTCCGGGAGTGGCAGGATCGCGGCGTGTTGCACCTGCACGCGCTCGTGAGGATCGCGCGGGCTGAGGCACCAGATGCCGACGTGCTGCGCGAGGCGGCGCGCTCGGCGGTCGCGTGGTCGAAGGTCGATGGTGCCGTGGTCGAGTGGGGTCAGCAGGCGGATTGCGAGGCGTTCCGTGCGAACGGGGACGGCGCGCGCACGATCTGGTACCTCTCGAAGGCGCTCAACTACGTGATGAAGGACGTGGTTGAGGACGGCGAGAGCGCACACCCTGCGGTGTGGGCACACATCGCCCGCCTCGACCGGGCGGCGCGCGAGATGCGGTGCTCGCGCGACTGCAAGCCGGGCTGTCGGAGCCGCGTTCATGACCGGCTCGGTGCGCGCTCACATGTGGTGAGCGCCTCGCGGCGCACGTCGCGTCGCTCAGGGTGGTCGTTCACCGGCTTGACGCGGACGGTTCAGCGGCGGCTCCGGCGCGAGTGGTTCGAGGCTCACGCGGCGGAGACGTCACCGATGCCGTCTGAACCGGTCACGACGGTGCCGGAGGCGTTGGACGGCATCGCGGAGCGGGCGCGCGGCGAGATGGTCGCCCGCGGCGCTGCGGTGCCGTAGGTGTGAAAGGGGGTGAGTGTGATGGCGGCACCTGATTGTGAGACGTGCGCCGCGCTGGGGCATCGGGCGTGCGACGTGTGCGGCTGCCCGATCTGGGAGGCGGATGAATGGGGCAACGTGGCGACTCTCGTTCGTGATGCGTTCGGGCGCGAGCTGTGCTCGGCCTGCGCGTATCCTCGCCGGTGACCTGCGGTGTCGGTTGAGGGATGCGGGGAGCCGACACGGCGGGGGTGCGGAGCCGGACGGAGGACGGCGAGCACCCCGGCGTGGCAACTTCCGGCCCTGAGCCGACTGCGCTGGCGTCTTGCGCGGCTCTGGTCGGCGTCTTGTCGATGGCAACCGGAGCGCGGAGCGCGGAGGGCGGCAGGTCTGCCGCGCGGCGTTCCACACGGGCGAGGACAGTTCGTCGATATGGTCAGCTTCGTGACGGATGAAGAAATTGCGGCGCGAACGCCCGACGATGGTCTCAGCGAGGAAGCAACTGAGCTTCAGACTCGCTGCATCGATGCCGGTCTCGACGTTACGTTTCGACGTCGGTACGAAGGTGAACCGTACGAGGAGTTTCTCGCGATTATTGAGTTCCCGGCGGGGCGAGGCACACGGGCCGTAGGCGTAGAAGAACGCTACTTTCCTGCGCTCCTCGCCCATGCCTTCGAGAAGGTCCGATTTCTTGACGAGTACGCCGCGTTCATTGACGCGGCGGGGACGATCGAGGCGGCCATTCCGCCGACGCGGGCGTCTGTGGTTCGACTTAGTTCGCTACCGGGGGTTATTCGAGAAGACGGTGAGCCGACCTCGGACGAAGAAGAGCTGCTCTTTGGTAGAAGAGACGCTCCGTGGCACCTAGAGATCCCTGACCCCAGCTCGACGGTTGTTCTGGCCTTCGGCACGCCATCCGACCTGGGTCAAGCGCTTCTACCGGCTCGAGAGACCCTCCAGATTCGAGGTGTCCCCTCCGCTTCCCATGACGAATCCCTTGAGGCGCTTGAGAAGTATGCCAACCGCCTAGCGTTCGACCTCGATGTGGTCTTCGGCGCCCGGTTTCGCATTCCGCGTCGGCGGAGACTGCGACGCGAGGCGCGGGAGGTGTCAGCCCATGACTCCGTTGCGTTCCCTCGAAACGACTACGCTCTCGAACCACTACGGCTCTATCACTATGGGCGCGAAGCGGACGGGCTACCGTTGCTCGAGTTCTTGGCCTATTACCAAGCGGTGGAGTACTTCTTCCCGTTCTTTGCGAGGGAGCAAACGATGAACGACGTGCGCTCGACGTTGAAACACCCGAGGTTCAACCCGAATGATGACAAGCAAGTCGGGAAGCTCATCAGCCTGGCAGCGCAAGGTAGAGGGCAACAGTCCGAGCGAGAGCAGCTTCGCACAACGATTCGAAGTTGTGTCGGCGAGGCCGACCTACGAGAGTATGTCGAAGCCGATCAGGATCGGCTAGAGGCACTGACGGCGAAGAAGCAGTCGATACGCGGGGTCAAGTCGGTTCGATTCGAGAACGGCGCGGACGATATTCGAGATCAGCTCGCCGACAGGATCTATGCGATTCGGTGTCGCATCGTTCACTCCAAGCAGGATGGGGGCGGGTATGACGAAGTGCTGCTTCCAGGGACTCGGGAGGCCGACGCCTTGAGCGCCGACATCAACGTTCTGCAATTCGTTGCGCAACGTGTCCTCATCGCGCGCGCAGCGCGCGCTTGATCCTGTGTAGAAGATTTCGGGAGGCCGTTTCGTCGGTACTCCGCCCTAGGCTGTAGTCGCAAAGTGTCGGACTAGCGGACGGTGTTGTTGTGGCGGACTTTCGTGGGGAGCGCATGCCGTCGCCTGAGGGCGAAGGGCGTGCGAAGAATGCGCTCGAAGCGGCTTGGACTGCTTACTTCAAGGCGAACAAGGCCATCAACAAGCGCATCTTCGGGGCGTTCCCTGAACTGCGGGAGATGCTGCGCGGGCAAACGGGTGCGCGCGTGCTCGACCTCATGGGCTTCTGGTTCATGTGGCAGGCCTGCGGGGGCTTCGAGGGCACTCAACGGGCGCTCGGTATCAGCAGGGCGCAGATGTACAAGCGAATCGCGCTCTTCCGCCAAGCGTTCGGTGAGCATCCGGACGTGTCGGAGTTTCCGGGTGTCACCATCGATCCGGCCGAGTTCGCGGTCGGTCTCGCCGAGAAAGTGAAGAACGCACAGAAGGATTAGTCTCAACTCTTGCGACTAGTCGGAGGTAGCGATTAGTCTCGCGATATGAGACTAAATATGCCTCAAGTGTTGGGCTGTCCGTGGTAACGGTCAACGAGGCGTTCGAGCGATTGTGGCCTGCGGTCGCGTCGCTGCTGTCGGACGGCACCTCGCGCGGGTATCTCGTCGCATGGCGGCTGCGGGTCGCGCCGACGTTCGGCGTGCGTGAGCTGGCGGAGGTCACCGCATTCGACGTGGAACTCGCGTTCGCGTCATGGTCGGGTTCCGTATCGACGCGGAAAGATGCCGTGGCGATGCTCTCGGCGCTCTGCCGTGCAGCGATGAAGGCGCGGCTAATCGCTGCGAACCCGTGCGTCGGGGTCGAGTACCGTCGCCGGCAGGCCCACGATCCCACCTCGCGTGCGCTGAGCCGGCGCGAGGTCGACCGACTGTTCGAAGTGCTTCCGCGCGAGGGCTGCTACCGGCGGTTCGTGATTGCCTTGCTTTACACCGGCTGCCGGTTCGGCGAGGTCGCGGGCTTGCGCGTCGGCGACGTCGACCTCGAGGGCCTGACGATCCGTGTGCAGCGCACCGCCTCACCGGGGAGCCGTGGAGAAATCGTCGTCGGGCCGACGAAGGGCCGTCGCGTGCGGGACGTGCCGATCCCGGAACCGTTCGTGCCCGAACTGCTCGCGGCGATGGAGGGCAAGGGGGAGCACGACTACCTATTCACCGGGCCGCGCGGGGGCTTCCTCTCGTCGGGCAACCTCTCGCGCGCGCTCGACTGGCCTCGGGTCCGCGAGCGGGTGAAGACCTTCCCACCCGGTGAACCGGCGCTGCACTGGCACGACCTGCGACACACGGCGGCAACGAACCTGTTCTTCGCCAACGTCCCGG comes from the Agromyces protaetiae genome and includes:
- a CDS encoding tyrosine-type recombinase/integrase — encoded protein: MRESISPVSRALTLEQIGTLLGLIPDGVYRRYFAALVYTGMSAGEATALRVGDIDFGRGVIRVNRSLRPGMRGELVEQMPKSHKSRDLPLIDTLRPFAEAAARGEQGSALLLTVPMAGVCLTIPMRA
- a CDS encoding replication initiator, encoding MAATDSDRAEVVARGCARPIKTVSGVWVRCGSRVKSRCESCAELYRGDWAAIARSGVFDGPVEEYRFYLLTLTAPSFGRVHRVPREHGARVQRCGCGVTHSADDAGLRGVPLEPSTYDYAAQVAWNRDTGLLWDRTRRRVRDRWESAEYFVVREWQDRGVLHLHALVRIARAEAPDADVLREAARSAVAWSKVDGAVVEWGQQADCEAFRANGDGARTIWYLSKALNYVMKDVVEDGESAHPAVWAHIARLDRAAREMRCSRDCKPGCRSRVHDRLGARSHVVSASRRTSRRSGWSFTGLTRTVQRRLRREWFEAHAAETSPMPSEPVTTVPEALDGIAERARGEMVARGAAVP
- a CDS encoding tyrosine-type recombinase/integrase, coding for MVTVNEAFERLWPAVASLLSDGTSRGYLVAWRLRVAPTFGVRELAEVTAFDVELAFASWSGSVSTRKDAVAMLSALCRAAMKARLIAANPCVGVEYRRRQAHDPTSRALSRREVDRLFEVLPREGCYRRFVIALLYTGCRFGEVAGLRVGDVDLEGLTIRVQRTASPGSRGEIVVGPTKGRRVRDVPIPEPFVPELLAAMEGKGEHDYLFTGPRGGFLSSGNLSRALDWPRVRERVKTFPPGEPALHWHDLRHTAATNLFFANVPATDVQAIMGHSDLATTQRYADTRRDSARRGGAALTAYYGQSNGRLRGGESPAKTADYRDF